In Nematostella vectensis chromosome 11, jaNemVect1.1, whole genome shotgun sequence, a genomic segment contains:
- the LOC125556819 gene encoding piggyBac transposable element-derived protein 4-like, whose product MASVRVRRNRQRNLTVDEVLSSVFDENTTDFDSSDSEDGEDELPTLFPAIPADLEDDSVESVSSYEDSSSSSSDSEFDRRQSVTNQRQEKARNLRECSQNARRTIRGVRRGRGARRGRAISVQQRREIQDGGRQQYIWSKEVNRRILKPFTNAVGLANRGQRREKSALEYFELFFDQEVWDCLVTMTNLNAERKGAKGTSGGQWKPITQDEMKAFFGLNIAMGIVKLPEAKMYWQKKIWLLTVPSFSQVMSRNRFFQILQYIHVSDDSNIVPSGQPGYDKLHKIKPLLNLLFPKFENAYNLHKNISIDECMIPWRGRLSFRQFIANKPVRFGIKVWVLADSESKYVYRQQLYIGKNPGERAEVGLAARVVKELCSGLEGMGHHLYTDNYYTSVELYQFLFDNQIYACGTIKGNRKNFAKEVLFENTRGLARGSSKWLMCGPLLAVGWLDNKAVYFLSTIHPPEFPVRAPVHARNVKRRGAGEGGQSGDIPCPPLLKDYNAYMGGVDQSDQMLRYYTCIRKTVKWYRRVLFHEVEVAIHNAFVLECEDREGTPRPIRTSLEFREELAENLIGNMRVAHNAAQRPPRNEELRLTDVGLHLPEMRQDKGNCAVCSKKIRKTHSDRYKDVPLARRPKVPYVPRPSIYCNVCNVFLCLQKDQNCWKDFHTKVEYWR is encoded by the coding sequence ATGGCGTCAGTTAGAGTGAGAAGAAATCGGCAGCGAAATCTAACGGTAGATGAAGTTTTATCGAGTGTTtttgacgaaaacacaacAGATTTTGACTCTTCTGACTCGGAGGATGGCGAAGATGAATTACCAACGTTATTCCCGGCAATTCCAGCCGATCTAGAAGACGATTCTGTCGAAAGTGTAAGCTCTTATGAGGACTCCAGCAGCTCTTCGAGTGATTCAGAGTTTGATCGACGTCAAAGTGTGACAAATCAGCGACAAGAGAAAGCGAGAAATCTTCGTGAATGTTCACAAAATGCTCGAAGAACTATTCGAGGGGTTCGCAGAGGAAGAGGTGCCAGGCGAGGCAGAGCAATTTCAGTTCAACAAAGGAgagaaatccaagatggcggccgtcaACAATATATTTGGTCGAAAGAGGTCAACAGAAGAATTTTAAAACCGTTTACAAATGCTGTTGGGCTGGCAAATAGAGGACAGAGGAGGGAGAAATCTGCTCTTGAgtattttgaattattttttgacCAAGAGGTTTGGGATTGCCTCGTCACTATGACCAACCTGAATGCAGAGAGGAAGGGAGCCAAGGGTACTAGTGGTGGACAATGGAAACCAATAACACAGGATGAAATGAAGGCCTTTTTTGGCTTGAACATTGCTATGGGAATTGTTAAACTTCCTGAGGCAAAAATGTATTGGCAGAAGAAAATATGGCTCTTGACTGTTCCCTCATTCAGTCAAGTCATGTCTCGTAACAGATTCTTTCAGATTCTACAGTACATTCATGTCTCAGATGACTCCAACATTGTGCCTTCTGGGCAACCTGGTTATGATAAATTGCATAAAATCAAGCCACTTTTGAATCTTCTTTTCCCTAAATTTGAAAATGCCTACAATCTGCACAAAAACATTTCAATTGATGAGTGCATGATTCCATGGAGAGGACGTTTATCATTTCGCCAGTTTATTGCGAACAAACCTGTCCGGTTTGGTATCAAGGTTTGGGTGCTAGCCGATTCTGAATCAAAGTATGTCTACCGACAGCAACTGTACATTGGAAAGAATCCTGGGGAAAGAGCTGAGGTTGGACTGGCAGCAAGGGTTGTAAAAGAGCTGTGTTCAGGCCTTGAAGGTATGGGACATCACCTCTATACTGACAACTATTATACCAGTGTTGAACTCTATCAGTTCTTGTTTGACAACCAAATATATGCATGTGGAACAATAAAGGGAAACagaaaaaactttgcaaaggAGGTTCTATTTGAGAATACAAGAGGACTTGCTAGGGGTAGTAGTAAGTGGCTTATGTGTGGACCTCTTCTGGCAGTGGGGTGGCTTGACAACAAGGctgtatattttttatctaCAATTCACCCCCCTGAGTTTCCAGTTCGTGCTCCAGTCCATGCAAGAAATGTCAAAAGAAGAGGTGCAGGTGAAGGAGGACAAAGTGGCGATATTCCTTGCCCACCCCTTCTCAAAGATTATAATGCCTATATGGGGGGTGTGGACCAGTCTGACCAGATGCTTAGGTACTATACATGTATCAGAAAGACGGTGAAATGGTACCGTCGTGTACTGTTTCATGAAGTAGAGGTGGCAATCCACAATGCTTTTGTGTTAGAGTGTGAGGATAGAGAGGGTACACCTAGACCAATCAGAACCTCTCTGGAGTTCAGAGAAGAGCTTGCTGAGAACTTGATTGGCAACATGCGGGTTGCCCATAATGCTGCCCAGAGACCCCCCAGAAATGAGGAGCTAAGACTGACTGATGTTGGTTTGCATTTGCCTGAAATGCGTCAGGATAAGGGTAACTGTGCTGTTTGtagtaagaaaataagaaaaacccACTCTGACAGGTATAAGGATGTGCCATTGGCCAGAAGACCCAAGGTTCCCTACGTGCCACGCCCTAGCATCTATTGCAATGTGTGTAATGTCTTCCTCTGCTTGCAGAAAGATCAAAACTGTTGGAAAGATTTCCATACAAAAGTGGAGTACTGGCGATAG
- the LOC125573692 gene encoding uncharacterized protein LOC125573692 codes for MPSSALGKTPSSTSKNSTRIITLGWLNYAEGSKGYKAVRAPRGGGTRSISVSKQATGRKILQEALKLFISGQEDNFEIYLGNFKGEAFQNKSFTVEEYYVIHGLTRARFYLMTKEKKKGGTGSSPVETVVVDDDANESAGKEGLKDNLLGTSAECSQLKREQDDAFLKRQEADQKKDAEKRKKEEELENLKWQRAARATRVTNEPPATDDAILVSCRHVSGL; via the coding sequence ATGCCCTCTTCAGCTCTAGGGAAGACGCCTTCTTCAACTTCAAAAAACTCAACCAGGATTATAACTTTGGGGTGGTTGAACTATGCAGAAGGTTCAAAGGGCTATAAAGCAGTTAGGGCTCCACGAGGTGGTGGTACAAGATCGATATCAGTTAGTAAACAAGCAACAGGCAGAAAGATCCTTCAAGAAGCCTTGAAGTTATTTATTTCTGGTCAAGAGGACAACTTTGAAATCTATTTGGGGAACTTCAAAGGTGAAGcttttcaaaataaatcattCACAGTTGAGGAATATTATGTTATACATGGTCTTACAAGAGCAAGATTCTACCTGATGaccaaggaaaagaaaaaagggggTACAGGTAGTTCTCCTGTTGAAACTGTGGTGGTAGACGATGATGCAAATGAATCAGCTGGTAAAGAAGGTCTTAAAGACAATTTGCTAGGTACATCCGCTGAATGTTCTCAGTTGAAGAGAGAGCAAGATGATGCATTTCTTAAACGCCAAGAGGCTGATCAAAAGAAGGATGCAGAAAAGAGAAAGAAGGAAGAAGAGTTGGAAAACCTAAAATGGCAAAGAGCAGCAAGGGCAACACGAGTTACAAACGAACCACCAGCTACAGATGATGCAATTCTCGTGTCTTGCAGGCACGTATCAGGACTGTGA